A region from the Hypericibacter adhaerens genome encodes:
- a CDS encoding fumarylacetoacetate hydrolase family protein — protein sequence MKLVRYGDVGREKPGLVDAGGKLRDLSAAIDDLGGPALRPEGLAKLKALDPAKLPPVSGNPRFGVPVAGIGKIVAIGLNYSDHAAESNLPVPKEPIIFMKATSSLSGPNDRVVIPKGSEKSDWEVELAVVIGKPASYVAEAEALSHVAGYLICNDVSERAYQIERGGQWDKGKGCDTFCPLGPWLVTGDEIKDPQALDMWLDVNGQKAQRGNTRTMVFGVAHIVSYVSQFMSLQTGDVITTGTPPGVGMGMKPPRYLKPGDVMTLGIQGLGEQRQECVAWGR from the coding sequence ATGAAACTGGTTCGGTATGGCGATGTCGGCCGCGAGAAGCCCGGTCTGGTCGACGCGGGCGGCAAGCTGCGCGATCTGAGCGCCGCGATCGACGATCTCGGCGGCCCGGCGCTGCGTCCCGAGGGGCTGGCAAAGCTCAAGGCGCTCGATCCGGCGAAGCTGCCGCCGGTCTCGGGCAATCCCCGCTTCGGCGTGCCGGTCGCCGGCATCGGCAAGATCGTCGCCATCGGCCTCAACTATTCGGACCATGCGGCGGAATCGAACCTGCCGGTGCCGAAGGAGCCGATCATCTTCATGAAGGCGACCTCCTCGCTCAGCGGCCCCAACGACCGCGTCGTGATCCCGAAGGGCTCGGAGAAATCCGACTGGGAGGTCGAGCTCGCGGTGGTGATCGGCAAGCCCGCCTCCTACGTCGCCGAGGCCGAGGCGCTCTCGCATGTGGCGGGCTATCTCATCTGCAACGACGTGTCCGAGCGCGCCTACCAGATCGAGCGCGGCGGCCAGTGGGACAAGGGCAAGGGCTGCGATACGTTCTGCCCGCTCGGCCCCTGGCTCGTCACCGGCGACGAGATCAAGGACCCGCAGGCGCTCGACATGTGGCTCGACGTCAACGGGCAGAAGGCGCAGCGCGGCAACACCCGCACCATGGTGTTCGGCGTCGCGCATATCGTCAGCTATGTGAGCCAGTTCATGTCGCTGCAGACCGGCGACGTCATCACCACCGGCACGCCCCCCGGCGTGGGCATGGGCATGAAGCCGCCGCGCTACCTCAAGCCCGGCGACGTGATGACGCTGGGCATCCAGGGGCTGGGCGAGCAGAGGCAGGAATGCGTGGCGTGGGGGCGGTGA
- a CDS encoding mandelate racemase/muconate lactonizing enzyme family protein: MAKIARLEVIPIRAPGQATDDLDGTVDTVIVRVTDENGVFGIGETDAPPEVVKSFLEMPSAHNWSRNPIDLLIGEDPLEIQGLWQKMYEGTFWPGRRGLGIHAISAIDIALHDLVGKQLGVPAYKLMGGARRPQLRPYCTIYPGLAHGRPIRELMAEIQRQFRTALDIGFRAVKMEVLFYDLVSDRELVDLIHEGRAMLGPDILMAVDFGYRWQNWYDAKWVLDRLGDCDIFFAEATLQHDDLAGHARLAANSPIRIGGAEAAATRWECLEWLERGKVAVLQPNVARGGGLTEIKRIAELAELHGAQVVPHGWKTGITSAVGRHFQAACPAAPIFEYISPQVFDSVLRRELVSPEPKLVDGFMELPTAPGLGIELNEDLVARWRIDRR; this comes from the coding sequence ATGGCGAAGATCGCCCGGCTTGAGGTGATTCCGATCCGGGCGCCGGGCCAGGCGACCGACGATCTCGACGGCACGGTCGACACGGTGATCGTCCGCGTCACCGACGAGAACGGCGTCTTCGGCATCGGCGAGACCGACGCGCCGCCCGAGGTGGTCAAATCCTTCCTCGAGATGCCCTCGGCCCACAATTGGAGCCGCAACCCGATCGATCTTCTGATCGGCGAGGATCCGCTCGAGATCCAGGGGCTCTGGCAGAAGATGTACGAGGGCACCTTCTGGCCAGGACGGCGGGGCCTCGGCATCCATGCGATCTCGGCCATCGATATCGCGCTCCACGACCTGGTCGGCAAGCAGCTCGGGGTGCCCGCCTACAAGCTCATGGGCGGCGCCCGCCGGCCGCAGCTCCGGCCCTATTGCACCATCTATCCGGGCCTTGCCCATGGGCGCCCGATCCGCGAGCTGATGGCCGAGATCCAGCGCCAGTTCCGCACCGCCCTCGATATCGGCTTCCGCGCGGTGAAGATGGAGGTGCTGTTCTACGATCTCGTCAGCGACCGCGAGCTGGTCGACCTGATCCATGAGGGGCGCGCCATGCTGGGGCCCGACATCCTGATGGCGGTCGATTTCGGCTATCGCTGGCAGAACTGGTACGACGCCAAATGGGTGCTCGACCGGCTGGGCGATTGCGACATCTTCTTCGCCGAGGCGACGCTGCAGCATGACGACCTGGCGGGGCATGCCAGGCTCGCCGCCAACAGCCCGATCCGCATCGGCGGGGCGGAAGCCGCCGCCACGCGCTGGGAGTGCCTCGAATGGCTCGAGCGCGGCAAGGTCGCGGTGCTGCAGCCCAATGTCGCGCGCGGCGGCGGCCTGACCGAGATCAAGCGCATCGCCGAGCTGGCCGAGCTCCACGGCGCCCAGGTCGTGCCTCATGGCTGGAAGACCGGGATCACCTCGGCCGTCGGGCGCCATTTCCAGGCGGCCTGTCCCGCGGCTCCCATCTTCGAATATATATCGCCCCAGGTTTTCGATAGTGTGCTCCGGCGCGAGCTGGTCTCGCCCGAGCCCAAGCTGGTCGACGGCTTCATGGAGCTGCCGACGGCGCCCGGATTGGGGATCGAGCTCAACGAGGATCTGGTGGCGCGCTGGCGCATCGACCGGCGCTGA
- a CDS encoding SDR family NAD(P)-dependent oxidoreductase, whose translation MSHFPTRPYNLAVIGAASGIGEAAARFLAAEGAAVACLDANEAGAAATARSLAEKGAKSFAARADVTDPASVEKAIAATAKEFGQIHGLVNCAGITGKTNIKGHEVELADFERVYVINLKGALIVSQAILRHMLPFNYGRILQVASIAGKEGNAGMTAYSATKAGLIGMVKSLGKDYAETGLTINALAPAVIRTPLVDALPDATVKYMTDKIPMRRCGELEECAAMIAWILSPACSFTTGFTFDLSGGRATY comes from the coding sequence ATGAGCCATTTCCCCACCCGCCCTTACAACCTGGCCGTGATCGGGGCGGCGAGCGGCATCGGCGAAGCGGCCGCCCGCTTCCTCGCTGCCGAAGGGGCCGCTGTCGCCTGCCTCGATGCCAACGAGGCGGGCGCCGCCGCGACCGCTCGGTCGCTCGCGGAGAAAGGGGCGAAGAGCTTCGCCGCCAGGGCCGACGTGACCGACCCGGCCTCGGTCGAGAAGGCCATCGCCGCCACCGCGAAGGAGTTCGGCCAGATCCACGGGCTGGTCAATTGCGCCGGCATCACCGGCAAGACCAACATCAAGGGCCACGAGGTCGAGCTCGCCGATTTCGAGCGCGTCTATGTGATCAATCTCAAGGGCGCCCTGATCGTCAGCCAGGCGATCCTGCGCCATATGCTGCCCTTCAATTACGGCCGCATCCTCCAGGTGGCCTCGATCGCCGGCAAGGAGGGCAATGCCGGCATGACCGCCTATTCGGCCACCAAGGCCGGCCTGATCGGCATGGTGAAGTCGCTGGGCAAGGATTATGCGGAGACCGGCCTCACCATCAATGCGCTGGCGCCGGCCGTCATCCGCACGCCGCTGGTCGATGCGCTGCCCGACGCGACGGTGAAATACATGACCGACAAGATCCCGATGCGCCGCTGCGGCGAGCTCGAGGAATGCGCGGCCATGATCGCCTGGATCCTGTCGCCCGCCTGCAGCTTCACCACCGGCTTCACCTTCGATCTTTCCGGCGGCCGCGCCACCTACTGA
- a CDS encoding SDR family oxidoreductase, which translates to MNAKAGRLAGKTAFITAAAQGIGRATAEAFAAEGAKVWATDIAADKLTGFAHPAAIQARRLDVTDDAAVAAVAQEVGAIDILFNCAGWVPAGTLLDTGKADWMRAFDINVHSMYRTIRAFLPGMLAQGHGVIINTASVVSSLKGVPNRAAYGATKAAVIGLTKAVAADYVTKGIRCNALCPGTVETPSLHDRLQAFADPAAARRDFIARQPMGRLGTPEEIAALCVYLASDESAFVTGTVQVIDGGMTI; encoded by the coding sequence ATGAACGCCAAAGCGGGCCGGCTGGCCGGCAAGACCGCCTTCATCACGGCCGCGGCGCAGGGCATCGGCCGCGCCACCGCCGAAGCCTTCGCGGCCGAGGGCGCCAAGGTCTGGGCGACCGACATCGCGGCCGACAAGCTCACGGGCTTCGCCCATCCGGCGGCGATCCAGGCGCGCCGGCTCGACGTGACCGACGACGCGGCGGTGGCGGCGGTCGCGCAGGAGGTCGGCGCCATCGACATCCTCTTCAATTGCGCCGGCTGGGTTCCGGCAGGCACGCTGCTCGACACCGGCAAGGCCGACTGGATGCGGGCCTTCGACATCAATGTCCACAGCATGTATCGCACGATCCGGGCCTTCCTGCCGGGCATGCTGGCGCAAGGGCACGGCGTCATCATCAACACCGCCTCGGTGGTCTCCTCGCTGAAGGGCGTGCCCAACCGCGCCGCCTATGGCGCCACCAAGGCCGCCGTCATCGGCCTGACCAAGGCGGTCGCCGCCGACTATGTGACCAAGGGCATCCGCTGCAACGCGCTCTGCCCCGGCACGGTCGAGACGCCCTCCCTGCATGACCGGCTGCAGGCCTTCGCCGACCCGGCGGCGGCACGGCGCGACTTCATCGCCCGCCAGCCGATGGGACGCCTCGGCACCCCTGAGGAGATCGCGGCGCTCTGCGTCTATCTCGCCTCGGACGAATCGGCCTTCGTGACCGGCACGGTGCAGGTCATCGATGGCGGCATGACGATCTGA
- a CDS encoding chloride channel protein, which yields MSSISSFRFRLRWPFKSRFLARLKIALLRGFAQRARDNSITLIALAVAIGLVVGAATCLLQHLLALIHWLLFATPLIGHLSAGDADGPIRIAAVTILGCFLYGLVAAAERRWRGRDVVDPIEANALYGGRMSLRDSLSLTAMTLFSTGVGASVGMEAAYTQSGGGFASQLGQLFRMRRGDLRILVGCGTAAAIAAAFNAPLAGAFYAFELVIGSYSLAALAPVGLASVSAALVGRSVFGTYSIFLVPQQLAPTNIDFFYFVVIGFAGAGVGIAAMRAVTGVERVLQRVQMARGLRPLVAGLGLAAMALLYPQVLGAGHGAIQLTVDGVFTVGTLAGILLAKIAASALSVGTGMRGGMFSSSLFLGCLLGALIGKGAALLSPSVANFEITFTLAGMGAVGAAIIGAPVTMILLVLETTGNYDITIGVIVSVVLASFASRQWFGYSFSTWRFHQRGLRLRGAFDVGWLSDITARQLMRRDPVFVSVNETLETARQTFPVGSVKRLFVLEETGGFRGVLDTAALHLVTAPAEATAKRVGDLLPEPQEPILPGTPIRTILNQFEQQEVETLAVVGDMTARRVLGFVTEAFVLKRYNRELERRRSEELGDSELFGSSTET from the coding sequence ATGTCGTCGATCTCCTCGTTCCGCTTCCGGCTGCGCTGGCCGTTCAAATCCAGGTTCCTGGCGCGCTTGAAGATCGCCCTGCTGCGGGGCTTCGCGCAGCGGGCCCGCGACAACAGCATCACCCTGATCGCGCTGGCGGTGGCGATCGGGCTCGTGGTGGGGGCCGCGACCTGCCTGCTGCAGCATCTTCTGGCCCTGATCCATTGGCTGCTCTTCGCCACGCCCCTCATCGGCCATCTGAGCGCCGGCGATGCCGACGGTCCGATCCGCATCGCCGCGGTGACGATCCTGGGCTGTTTCCTCTATGGCCTCGTGGCGGCGGCCGAGCGGCGCTGGCGCGGGCGCGACGTGGTCGATCCGATCGAGGCCAACGCGCTCTATGGCGGCCGTATGTCCCTGCGCGACAGCCTCTCGCTCACGGCCATGACCCTGTTCTCGACCGGCGTCGGGGCCTCGGTCGGCATGGAGGCGGCCTATACCCAAAGCGGCGGCGGCTTCGCCTCGCAGCTGGGCCAGCTCTTCCGGATGCGCCGCGGCGACCTGCGCATCCTGGTCGGCTGCGGCACGGCCGCTGCCATCGCCGCCGCCTTCAACGCGCCGCTGGCGGGGGCCTTCTATGCCTTCGAGCTCGTGATCGGCAGCTATTCGCTGGCGGCGCTGGCGCCGGTCGGGCTCGCCAGCGTCTCCGCCGCCCTCGTCGGCCGTTCCGTCTTCGGCACCTACTCGATCTTCCTGGTGCCGCAGCAGCTGGCGCCCACCAACATCGATTTCTTCTATTTCGTCGTCATCGGCTTCGCCGGGGCCGGGGTCGGAATCGCGGCCATGCGCGCCGTGACCGGGGTGGAGCGGGTCCTGCAGCGGGTGCAGATGGCGCGGGGCCTGCGCCCGCTCGTGGCGGGGCTGGGCCTGGCCGCGATGGCGCTGCTCTATCCCCAGGTGCTGGGGGCCGGCCACGGGGCCATCCAGCTCACGGTCGACGGGGTCTTCACCGTCGGCACCCTGGCCGGAATCCTCCTCGCCAAGATCGCGGCCTCGGCGCTGTCGGTCGGCACCGGCATGCGCGGCGGCATGTTCAGCTCCTCCCTGTTCCTGGGCTGCCTCCTGGGCGCGCTCATCGGCAAGGGAGCGGCCCTGCTCTCGCCCAGCGTCGCCAATTTCGAGATCACCTTCACGCTGGCGGGCATGGGAGCGGTGGGCGCGGCCATCATCGGCGCGCCGGTGACGATGATCCTGCTGGTGCTGGAAACCACCGGCAATTACGACATCACCATCGGCGTGATCGTCTCGGTCGTGCTCGCCTCCTTCGCGTCACGGCAATGGTTCGGCTATTCCTTCTCGACCTGGCGCTTCCATCAGCGGGGCCTCAGGCTGCGCGGGGCCTTCGATGTCGGCTGGCTTTCGGACATCACGGCCCGGCAGCTGATGCGCCGCGACCCGGTCTTCGTCTCGGTCAACGAGACGCTGGAGACGGCGCGCCAGACCTTCCCGGTAGGCTCGGTCAAGCGGCTCTTCGTGCTCGAGGAGACGGGCGGCTTTCGCGGCGTGCTCGACACCGCAGCGCTTCACCTGGTGACGGCGCCGGCGGAAGCGACGGCCAAGCGCGTCGGCGATCTGCTGCCCGAGCCGCAGGAACCGATCCTGCCCGGCACGCCGATCCGCACCATCCTGAACCAGTTCGAGCAGCAGGAGGTGGAGACGCTGGCGGTCGTCGGCGACATGACGGCGCGGCGCGTTCTGGGATTCGTCACCGAGGCCTTCGTGCTCAAGCGCTACAACCGGGAGCTCGAGCGCCGCCGCAGCGAGGAGCTCGGCGACAGCGAGCTGTTCGGCTCCTCGACCGAGACCTGA
- a CDS encoding ATP-binding protein, with translation MAGAQTQPPGVDYQALFQALPGLYLVLKPDDLTIVAVTDAYLAATMTRREEILGRNIFDVFPDNPDEPEATGVANLRASLLRARANKTPDAMAVQKYDVRRPAEQGGGFEERYWSPFNSPVLDAEGNVALLIHRVEDVTDYMRAKSLELEKEQQARALHEKMEAEIFQRAQALQDANKKLRDSEARLQVLNDTLEERVRDRTRQLEEEIEERERTQTALREAQKLEAVGRLAGGVAHDFNNLLTIILGSVDLVRDQVAPTGARLVEAMEHAALQGTRLTRQLLTFTRRQALRPEIIDLATRSEGMTDFLARALGGNIRIVVTFPHDLWPIECDLGEMELALINLCVNARDAMPEGGLVRIDGRNVTLRGADYPGAAYTGDFVALSVSDNGTGIEPDVLAHVFEPFFTTKVVGKGSGLGLSQVHGFAQQAGGLATIESKVGDGTTVTLWLPRSYVDAPTKATDDRQHLARGIGLVLLVEDNDGVAETAMRMLDLIGYRSHWVQDAGTALALLLGGQRFDLVLSDIVMPGSMTGLDLARRIRRYFPSQPILLVTGYSDAAAEVAAEGFSILAKPYRANALSDAIRTSLTIANRARRSSA, from the coding sequence ATGGCCGGCGCGCAAACGCAGCCACCCGGCGTGGATTACCAAGCCCTGTTCCAGGCCCTGCCCGGTCTCTATCTGGTGCTGAAACCCGATGATCTGACGATCGTGGCGGTGACGGACGCCTATCTCGCCGCCACCATGACGCGGCGCGAGGAGATCCTCGGCCGCAACATCTTCGATGTCTTCCCCGACAATCCCGACGAGCCCGAGGCCACCGGCGTCGCCAATCTGCGGGCCTCGCTCCTGCGCGCGCGGGCGAACAAGACACCCGACGCGATGGCGGTGCAGAAATACGACGTGCGCCGTCCGGCCGAGCAGGGTGGCGGGTTCGAGGAACGCTATTGGAGCCCCTTCAACTCGCCGGTGCTCGACGCCGAGGGCAATGTCGCGCTGCTGATCCACCGGGTCGAGGACGTGACCGACTATATGCGCGCGAAGTCGCTCGAGCTCGAGAAGGAACAGCAGGCCAGGGCGCTCCATGAGAAGATGGAGGCCGAGATCTTCCAGCGCGCCCAGGCGCTGCAGGATGCCAACAAGAAGCTGCGCGACAGCGAGGCGCGGCTGCAGGTGCTCAACGACACGCTCGAGGAGCGGGTCAGGGACCGGACGCGCCAGCTCGAGGAGGAGATCGAGGAACGCGAGCGCACCCAGACCGCGCTGCGCGAGGCGCAGAAGCTCGAAGCGGTGGGCCGGCTTGCCGGCGGCGTCGCCCACGATTTCAACAACCTCCTCACCATCATCCTCGGCTCGGTCGATCTGGTTCGCGACCAGGTGGCGCCCACGGGCGCCCGCCTGGTCGAGGCCATGGAGCATGCCGCGCTCCAGGGCACACGGCTGACGCGCCAGCTTCTCACCTTCACGCGCCGGCAGGCGCTCCGGCCCGAGATCATCGATCTCGCCACCCGCTCGGAGGGCATGACCGATTTCCTGGCGCGCGCGCTCGGCGGCAATATCCGGATCGTCGTGACCTTCCCCCACGATCTCTGGCCGATCGAATGCGACCTCGGCGAGATGGAGCTGGCGCTGATCAATCTCTGCGTCAATGCGCGCGACGCGATGCCGGAAGGCGGGCTGGTGCGGATCGACGGGCGCAACGTGACCCTGCGCGGCGCCGATTATCCCGGCGCCGCCTATACCGGGGATTTCGTCGCCTTGAGCGTTTCCGACAACGGCACCGGCATCGAGCCCGACGTGCTGGCCCATGTGTTCGAGCCCTTCTTCACCACCAAGGTCGTGGGCAAGGGCAGCGGGCTGGGGCTGAGCCAGGTCCATGGCTTCGCCCAGCAGGCGGGCGGTCTCGCCACGATCGAAAGCAAGGTCGGCGACGGCACGACCGTGACGCTCTGGCTGCCGCGCAGCTACGTGGATGCGCCCACGAAGGCGACCGACGATCGCCAGCACCTGGCGCGCGGCATCGGCCTGGTGTTGCTGGTCGAGGACAATGACGGGGTGGCCGAGACCGCCATGCGGATGCTCGACCTCATCGGCTACCGCTCCCATTGGGTGCAGGATGCGGGCACGGCGCTCGCCCTGCTCCTGGGCGGCCAGCGCTTCGATCTGGTGCTCTCGGATATCGTCATGCCGGGCAGCATGACCGGCCTCGACCTGGCGCGCCGCATCCGGCGCTACTTCCCCTCGCAGCCGATCCTGCTGGTGACCGGCTATAGCGATGCCGCGGCCGAAGTGGCGGCGGAGGGATTCTCGATCCTGGCGAAACCCTATCGCGCCAATGCGCTGTCCGACGCGATCCGGACCAGCCTCACCATCGCCAACCGGGCGCGGCGCAGCAGCGCCTGA
- a CDS encoding aromatic ring-hydroxylating oxygenase subunit alpha, with amino-acid sequence MPRDEPALRQPKLAGFNVDPAHSYTLSAPYYREPEVLARERDAIFFKSWIFIGHGEKVAHVGDYFTHSIFDQNILVIRAKDQRIRAFYNVCAHRAHELLQGEGNAKVITCPYHAWSYHADGSLRSARGSEKVAGFDKDEFCLKEVQIESFLGFLFVNLDPAAPPLAVQSGDLAKEVRGYVPDVEKLTFSRRLTFDLKANWKNVVDNYLECYHCPPAHPAFSDLIDIKKYRSITHGIYSSHIGPMTGGDNKAYKFDAARQDSSLHFSGWYLWPNITLNTFPGCPNLSVLQIIPTGPETCREYWDFYFSSQEPNDEERAAVEYVDRVLQPEDIGLVESVQRGLRSKGYHQGRYIVDAERSDISEHALHHFHSLVLNALGD; translated from the coding sequence ATGCCGAGAGACGAGCCCGCGCTCCGCCAGCCGAAGCTGGCCGGCTTCAACGTCGATCCCGCGCACTCCTATACCTTGTCGGCCCCCTATTACCGGGAACCCGAGGTCCTGGCGCGCGAACGCGACGCGATCTTCTTCAAGAGCTGGATCTTCATCGGCCATGGCGAGAAGGTCGCCCATGTCGGCGACTATTTCACGCATTCGATCTTCGACCAGAACATCCTGGTGATCCGCGCCAAGGACCAGCGCATCCGGGCCTTCTACAATGTCTGCGCCCACCGTGCCCATGAGCTGCTGCAGGGGGAAGGCAACGCCAAGGTCATCACCTGCCCCTACCATGCCTGGTCCTACCATGCCGATGGCAGCCTGCGTTCGGCGCGCGGCAGCGAGAAGGTGGCGGGCTTCGACAAGGACGAGTTCTGCCTCAAGGAGGTGCAGATCGAGAGCTTCCTGGGCTTCCTCTTCGTCAATCTCGACCCGGCGGCACCGCCGCTCGCCGTGCAATCGGGCGATCTTGCGAAAGAAGTCCGAGGTTATGTACCCGACGTGGAGAAGCTGACCTTCTCGCGCCGGCTGACCTTCGACCTCAAGGCCAACTGGAAGAACGTCGTCGACAACTATCTCGAATGCTATCACTGCCCGCCGGCCCATCCGGCCTTCTCCGACCTGATCGACATCAAGAAATACCGCTCGATCACGCACGGCATCTATTCGAGCCATATCGGCCCCATGACCGGCGGCGACAACAAGGCCTACAAGTTCGATGCCGCGCGGCAGGACAGCAGCCTGCATTTCTCGGGCTGGTATCTCTGGCCCAACATCACCCTCAACACCTTCCCCGGCTGCCCGAACCTGAGCGTGCTGCAGATCATTCCGACCGGCCCCGAGACCTGCCGCGAATATTGGGACTTCTATTTCTCGAGCCAGGAGCCGAACGACGAGGAACGGGCCGCGGTCGAGTATGTCGACAGGGTGCTGCAGCCCGAGGATATCGGGCTGGTCGAGAGCGTGCAGCGCGGCCTGCGTTCGAAAGGCTACCACCAGGGCCGGTATATCGTGGATGCCGAGCGCAGCGACATCAGCGAGCATGCGCTCCACCATTTCCACAGCCTGGTCCTGAACGCGCTGGGGGATTGA
- a CDS encoding helix-turn-helix transcriptional regulator has product MSSRSIDSHTLDLVGKAAQAIGTDAFYRHLLHLLSDAIPHDMAMVLRYPRYAAPDFLYREKFPDRLADLYLTGFYRFDPFYRHWHEQRRCGVVPYRSVASADLRRGDYHRFFQRQAHIADELCLFLPNVGHSAIGLFIERSKGRFSKREIERAQAIYPAAAGLHDAHIGRIFLDLRFNPGKPGLHLPRATLLLDRSGHRVYEDADWAEAERRDPSIGPALGGLANGAEADVFLADGRVLHAESLSADFPLAPAGRMIALETRGLSPQPAPRAVDPVSMLGADLTRRERDIVALILQGYPSSEIARKLKIGRGTVKNHRRRLYYKLDITSEREVFLLFLRALMPE; this is encoded by the coding sequence TTGTCGTCGCGCAGCATCGATTCCCATACGCTCGATCTGGTGGGCAAGGCCGCGCAGGCGATCGGCACCGATGCCTTCTATCGCCATCTGCTCCATCTCCTGAGCGACGCCATCCCGCATGACATGGCGATGGTACTGCGCTATCCGCGCTATGCGGCGCCCGACTTCCTCTATCGCGAGAAATTCCCGGATCGGCTGGCCGACCTCTATCTGACCGGCTTCTACCGGTTCGACCCCTTCTATCGCCACTGGCATGAGCAAAGACGCTGCGGGGTCGTGCCCTACCGGTCGGTGGCCTCGGCGGATCTGCGGCGCGGCGACTATCATCGTTTCTTCCAGCGCCAGGCCCATATCGCCGACGAGCTCTGCCTGTTCCTGCCCAATGTCGGCCATTCGGCGATCGGCCTCTTCATCGAACGCTCGAAGGGACGCTTCAGCAAGCGCGAGATCGAGCGCGCGCAGGCGATCTATCCCGCTGCCGCCGGGCTGCATGACGCCCATATCGGCCGGATCTTCCTCGACCTGCGCTTCAACCCGGGCAAGCCCGGCCTGCATCTGCCGCGCGCCACGCTGCTGCTCGACCGCTCGGGCCACCGGGTCTATGAGGATGCCGACTGGGCGGAAGCGGAGCGTCGCGATCCCTCGATCGGCCCGGCGCTCGGGGGGCTTGCGAACGGCGCCGAGGCGGATGTCTTCCTTGCCGACGGCCGTGTCCTCCATGCCGAAAGCCTGAGCGCCGATTTCCCCCTGGCCCCGGCGGGACGGATGATCGCGCTGGAGACGCGGGGGCTCTCGCCGCAGCCGGCACCCCGCGCCGTCGACCCGGTCTCGATGCTGGGCGCCGACCTGACGCGGCGCGAGCGCGATATCGTGGCGCTGATCCTGCAGGGCTATCCCTCGAGCGAGATCGCCCGCAAGCTCAAGATCGGCCGCGGCACGGTGAAGAACCACCGCCGCCGGCTCTATTACAAGCTCGACATCACCTCGGAGCGCGAGGTGTTCCTGCTTTTCCTAAGGGCGCTGATGCCCGAATAA
- a CDS encoding glycine zipper domain-containing protein gives MRVGVRSLGLAMLIAVLAMPLEAQQLYVYPGKGQTPEQQAKDTQECQGWAVSQAGTPYPSGEQPSGGVLRGAAGGAMIGVVGGAIGGDAGQGAAIGAATGALFGGIRQHRQRQQQYNQQQYQADAYNRALAACLQGRGYTVN, from the coding sequence ATGCGGGTGGGAGTGAGATCGCTGGGACTGGCGATGCTGATCGCGGTACTGGCCATGCCTCTCGAAGCGCAGCAGCTCTATGTCTATCCCGGCAAGGGGCAGACGCCCGAGCAGCAGGCCAAGGACACGCAGGAATGCCAGGGCTGGGCGGTGAGCCAGGCCGGAACCCCTTACCCCAGCGGGGAGCAGCCCAGCGGCGGCGTGCTCCGGGGCGCGGCGGGCGGCGCCATGATCGGCGTGGTCGGCGGCGCCATCGGCGGCGATGCGGGCCAGGGTGCGGCGATCGGGGCCGCGACCGGCGCCCTCTTCGGCGGCATCCGCCAGCATCGCCAGCGGCAGCAGCAATATAACCAGCAGCAGTACCAGGCCGACGCCTATAACCGCGCCCTTGCCGCCTGCCTGCAGGGCCGCGGCTACACCGTCAATTGA
- a CDS encoding DUF1289 domain-containing protein, translating into MDERSGLCLGCARSGEEIAVWRQLGEAERRRIWAGLPTRFERLGLKLARLPWTEAEMRDFVREKLQRREGSWAVGCYGAVAEFRVAPGEACDLDVAEGGVTARSAQGALRLGIGPAVRVLALYETPGASEPLALVFALARQRAALPVAGGLASLGPDRRAIEPPERQQPLYDLGIGRGTMRFCIRTGNPALMAVLNAAKGLPWPDYLPAVGGAILKESPVRVVESALARAEIRTPIPPPGTSSIAGPHTHLLPELLALGHEVAPGVDLPAAFAAGAIFYPEPPAD; encoded by the coding sequence ATGGACGAGCGCAGCGGTCTCTGCCTCGGCTGCGCGCGCTCGGGCGAGGAGATCGCGGTCTGGCGCCAGCTCGGCGAGGCAGAGCGTCGCCGGATCTGGGCGGGCCTGCCGACCCGTTTCGAGCGGCTCGGATTGAAGCTCGCGCGCCTGCCCTGGACCGAGGCGGAGATGAGGGACTTCGTGCGGGAGAAGCTGCAACGACGCGAGGGCAGCTGGGCGGTCGGCTGCTATGGCGCCGTGGCGGAATTCCGCGTGGCACCGGGCGAGGCCTGCGATCTCGACGTTGCCGAGGGCGGCGTCACGGCGCGCAGCGCGCAAGGGGCGCTGCGGCTCGGGATCGGACCCGCGGTTCGGGTGCTGGCCCTTTACGAGACACCGGGCGCGAGCGAGCCGCTCGCCCTGGTCTTCGCGCTGGCACGCCAGCGGGCGGCCTTGCCGGTCGCGGGCGGCCTCGCCTCGCTAGGGCCCGATCGGCGCGCGATCGAGCCTCCGGAGCGGCAGCAGCCTCTCTATGATCTGGGGATCGGGCGCGGCACCATGCGGTTCTGCATCCGCACCGGCAATCCCGCCCTCATGGCCGTGCTGAACGCGGCGAAGGGGTTGCCCTGGCCGGACTATCTGCCGGCCGTCGGCGGTGCGATCCTGAAGGAAAGCCCGGTGCGCGTGGTCGAAAGCGCTTTGGCCCGCGCCGAGATCCGCACCCCCATCCCGCCGCCCGGCACCTCGTCCATCGCGGGCCCGCACACGCATCTCCTGCCGGAGCTGCTGGCGCTGGGCCATGAGGTGGCACCGGGCGTCGATCTGCCGGCCGCCTTCGCGGCCGGGGCGATCTTCTATCCGGAGCCGCCGGCGGATTGA